A window of the Candidatus Hydrogenedentota bacterium genome harbors these coding sequences:
- a CDS encoding oligogalacturonate lyase family protein translates to MNTVSRRHFLESSLMCASLAAAGCATYGATTAPSAKWNASFETYKDEKTGALVRRLTRSGKNTIVYQTHPQWANGMDFFLYYSDRSGTNRPHVLQLGTAEDRPLTQRPISDLVLSWKQPLAYALSEGRLIELDVPASFAGKDQGRELCAWPQEKLPSGSMFVSADHKTLYAGATIEPDKKWALLALDIARAKWRTVVELEHQIGHVQANPVNPDLIMFCWETGGDSPQRTWLVNSDGTGLRPCYKETYEEWVTHEVWWGSNEVLFTVWPYDDAHKAQPHGVFLYNVKSEKHIELYRMPAWHTHGSPDKRWVMADDFDRNLWLIEPKTRQRRLLTQGHKHAALSVHPHASFTPDSRGIVFNSAKFGTADILVVELPDWDSLPEV, encoded by the coding sequence ATGAATACCGTGTCCCGCCGCCATTTCTTGGAAAGTTCTCTTATGTGCGCGTCGCTTGCCGCAGCTGGGTGTGCCACCTATGGCGCGACAACTGCTCCGTCCGCGAAGTGGAACGCGTCCTTCGAGACCTACAAGGATGAAAAGACCGGGGCGCTCGTGCGCAGGCTGACACGAAGCGGCAAGAACACAATCGTCTACCAGACGCATCCCCAATGGGCGAACGGCATGGACTTCTTTCTCTACTACTCGGACCGCTCCGGGACAAACCGGCCGCACGTTTTGCAACTTGGAACGGCTGAGGATCGCCCGCTCACGCAGCGCCCCATTAGCGATCTGGTGCTTTCGTGGAAGCAGCCTCTTGCCTACGCTTTAAGCGAGGGACGCCTCATTGAACTGGACGTGCCTGCATCGTTCGCTGGCAAAGACCAAGGCCGCGAACTGTGTGCGTGGCCCCAGGAGAAGTTGCCCTCGGGGAGTATGTTCGTTAGCGCGGACCATAAGACGCTCTACGCGGGCGCAACCATCGAACCGGACAAGAAGTGGGCTCTCCTCGCGCTCGACATCGCTAGGGCAAAATGGCGCACTGTCGTCGAACTTGAACATCAGATTGGTCATGTCCAGGCAAACCCCGTCAATCCAGACCTCATCATGTTCTGCTGGGAGACCGGCGGCGATTCTCCACAGCGAACCTGGCTTGTGAATTCGGACGGAACCGGCTTGCGCCCCTGCTACAAGGAAACCTACGAGGAATGGGTCACACACGAAGTCTGGTGGGGATCTAACGAGGTCTTGTTCACCGTGTGGCCCTACGACGATGCCCACAAGGCACAACCCCACGGCGTCTTCCTCTACAACGTGAAATCGGAAAAACATATCGAGCTATACCGGATGCCCGCGTGGCACACCCACGGCAGTCCGGATAAGCGCTGGGTAATGGCCGACGATTTCGACCGGAATCTCTGGCTCATCGAGCCGAAAACGCGCCAGCGCCGCCTCCTCACCCAGGGGCACAAACACGCCGCGCTCTCAGTGCATCCCCACGCTTCGTTCACGCCCGACAGCAGAGGCATTGTGTTCAACTCCGCCAAATTCGGGACCGCCGATATCCTGGTTGTTGAATTACCCGACTGGGATTCGTTGCCCGAGGTATGA